The Cronobacter sakazakii genome has a window encoding:
- a CDS encoding IS1-like element IS1B family transposase (programmed frameshift), which yields MASVSISCPSCSATDGVVRNGKSTAGHQRYLCSHCRKTWQLQFTYTASQPGTHQKIIDMAMNGVGCRATARIMGVGLNTIFRHFKKLRPQSVTSRIQPGSDVIVCAEMDEQWGYVGAKSRQRWLFYAYDRLRKTVVAHVFGERTMATLGRLMSLLSPFDVVIWMTDGWPLYESRLKGKLHVISKRYTQRIERHNLNLRQHLARLGRKSLSFSKSVELHDKVIGHYLNIKHYQ from the exons GTGGCTTCTGTTTCTATCAGCTGTCCCTCCTGTTCAGCTACTGACGGGGTGGTGCGTAACGGCAAAAGCACCGCCGGACATCAGCGCTATCTCTGCTCTCACTGCCGTAAAACATGGCAACTGCAGTTCACTTACACCGCTTCTCAACCCGGTACGCACCAGAAAATCATTGATATGGCCATGAATGGCGTTGGATGCCGGGCAACCGCCCGCATTATGGGCGTTGGCCTCAACACGATTTTCCGCCATT TTAAAAAACTCAGGCCGCAGTCGGTAACCTCGCGCATACAGCCGGGCAGTGACGTCATCGTCTGCGCGGAAATGGACGAACAGTGGGGATACGTCGGGGCTAAATCGCGCCAGCGCTGGCTGTTTTACGCGTATGACAGGCTCCGGAAGACGGTTGTTGCGCACGTATTCGGTGAACGCACTATGGCGACGCTGGGGCGTCTTATGAGCCTGCTGTCACCCTTTGACGTGGTGATATGGATGACGGATGGCTGGCCGCTGTATGAATCCCGCCTGAAGGGAAAGCTGCACGTAATCAGCAAGCGATATACGCAGCGAATTGAGCGGCATAACCTGAATCTGAGGCAGCACCTGGCACGGCTGGGACGGAAGTCGCTGTCGTTCTCAAAATCGGTGGAGCTGCATGACAAAGTCATCGGGCATTATCTGAACATAAAACACTATCAATAA
- the ypfM gene encoding protein YpfM has protein sequence MIEHELGNWKDFIEAMLRK, from the coding sequence ATGATTGAACATGAACTGGGGAACTGGAAAGATTTTATTGAAGCGATGCTTCGTAAATAA
- the acrD gene encoding multidrug efflux RND transporter permease AcrD — protein sequence MANFFIDRPIFAWVLAILICLTGTLAIFSLPVEQYPELAPPNVRITANYPGASAQTLENTVTQVIEQNMTGLDNLMYMSSQSSATGQATVTLNFKAGTAPDEAVQQVQNQLQSALRKLPQAVQTQGVTVRKTGDTNILTIAFVSTDGSMDKQDIADYVASNIQEPLSRINGVGDIDAYGSQYAMRIWLDPDKLTSFQLTTADVVAAIKSQNSQIAVGQLGGTPSVDNQALNATINAQSLLQTPEQFRAITLRVNQDGSTVTLGDVATVEMGAEKYDYLSRYNGKAASGLGVKLASGANEMETAQLVLNRLDELSHYFPHGLEYKVAYETTSFVKASITDVVKTLLEAIALVFLVMYLFLQNFRATLIPTIAVPVVLLGTFAVLYSFGYSINTLTMFAMVLAIGLLVDDAIVVVENVERIMSDEGLSPRAATRKSMGQIQGALVGIAMVLSAVFIPMAFFGGTTGAIYRQFSITIVSSMVLSVLVAMILTPALCATLLKPLKKGEHHGSRGFFGWFNRTFERSALRYESAVGKILQRSLRWILLYALLLGGMVFLFLRLPTSFLPQEDRGMFVTSVQQPSGSTQQQTLKVVQQVERYFFEKEKANVASVFATVGSGPGGNGQNVARMFVRLNPWEDRDPDTGSADAIIERATQAFRHIKEARVFASSPPAISGLGSSAGFDMELQDHAGLGHDALMQARDRLLDMASQEPALTRVRHNGLDDSPQLQIDIDQRKAQALGVSIDDINDTLQTAWGSSYVNDFMDRGRVKKVYVQSAAKYRMLPEDITRWYVRNQAGAMVPFSAFATSRWETGSPRLERYNGYSALEIVGEAAPGVSTGTAMDVMEKLVSQLPTGFGLEWTAMSYQERLSGSQAPALYALSLLVVFLCLAALYESWTVPFSVMLVVPLGVIGVLLATWLRGLENDVYFQVGLLTVIGLSAKNAILIVEFANEMNSKGHELIAATLDACRQRLRPILMTSLAFIFGVLPMATSSGAGSASQHAVGTGVMGGMISATLLAVFFVPLFFVLIRRRFPLKPAPEE from the coding sequence ATGGCGAATTTCTTTATCGATCGCCCGATTTTTGCCTGGGTGCTGGCAATTCTCATCTGCCTGACCGGCACACTGGCGATATTTTCACTTCCCGTTGAGCAATATCCCGAACTGGCGCCGCCTAACGTGCGCATCACGGCAAACTACCCTGGCGCCTCCGCCCAGACGCTGGAAAATACCGTTACGCAGGTTATCGAACAGAACATGACCGGCCTCGATAACCTGATGTATATGTCGTCGCAAAGCAGCGCCACCGGCCAGGCGACCGTGACGCTGAACTTCAAAGCAGGCACCGCCCCGGATGAAGCGGTCCAGCAGGTGCAAAACCAGCTGCAATCCGCGCTGCGAAAGCTCCCCCAGGCCGTACAGACGCAGGGCGTGACGGTGCGCAAAACCGGCGATACCAACATTCTGACCATCGCCTTTGTCTCCACCGATGGCAGCATGGATAAACAGGATATCGCCGATTATGTGGCGAGTAATATTCAGGAGCCGCTCAGCCGTATTAACGGCGTCGGGGATATCGACGCTTACGGCTCGCAGTACGCCATGCGCATCTGGCTCGACCCGGACAAGCTCACCAGCTTTCAGCTCACCACGGCGGATGTGGTGGCAGCGATTAAATCGCAGAACAGCCAGATAGCGGTCGGCCAGCTCGGCGGCACGCCGTCTGTGGATAATCAGGCGCTGAACGCCACCATCAACGCGCAGTCGCTGTTACAGACGCCGGAGCAGTTTCGCGCCATTACGCTGCGCGTGAATCAGGACGGCTCGACCGTCACGCTCGGCGACGTGGCAACCGTCGAAATGGGGGCCGAGAAATATGATTATCTGAGCCGCTATAACGGCAAAGCGGCCTCGGGGCTCGGCGTGAAGCTCGCCTCCGGCGCGAACGAGATGGAAACGGCGCAACTGGTGCTGAACCGCCTCGACGAGCTGTCGCACTATTTCCCGCACGGGCTGGAATATAAAGTCGCGTATGAGACCACGTCTTTCGTGAAAGCCTCGATTACCGACGTGGTGAAGACGCTGCTTGAAGCGATCGCGCTGGTGTTTCTGGTGATGTATCTCTTTTTGCAGAATTTCCGCGCCACGCTGATCCCGACCATCGCGGTGCCGGTGGTGCTGCTCGGCACTTTCGCGGTGCTCTACAGCTTCGGCTACAGCATTAATACCCTGACGATGTTCGCGATGGTGCTGGCGATAGGTCTGCTGGTGGATGACGCTATCGTAGTTGTGGAAAACGTCGAGCGCATCATGAGTGACGAAGGGCTATCACCGCGCGCCGCCACGCGTAAATCGATGGGCCAGATTCAGGGCGCGCTGGTGGGTATCGCCATGGTGCTCTCGGCGGTGTTTATCCCGATGGCGTTTTTCGGCGGCACCACCGGCGCGATTTACCGCCAGTTCTCCATCACGATTGTCTCATCGATGGTACTGTCGGTGCTGGTCGCGATGATCCTCACCCCTGCCCTGTGCGCCACGCTGCTTAAGCCGCTGAAAAAAGGCGAACACCACGGTTCGCGCGGGTTTTTCGGCTGGTTTAACCGCACCTTTGAGCGCAGCGCGCTGCGTTATGAATCCGCCGTAGGAAAAATTTTACAGCGCAGCCTGCGCTGGATTCTGCTCTACGCCCTGCTGCTCGGCGGTATGGTGTTTCTCTTTTTACGCCTGCCCACGTCGTTTCTGCCGCAGGAGGATCGCGGCATGTTTGTGACCTCGGTCCAGCAGCCCTCCGGCTCCACCCAGCAGCAGACGCTGAAAGTGGTGCAGCAGGTGGAGCGCTATTTCTTTGAGAAAGAAAAAGCCAACGTCGCCTCGGTGTTCGCGACCGTCGGCTCCGGCCCCGGCGGCAACGGCCAGAACGTGGCACGCATGTTTGTACGCCTGAATCCGTGGGAGGATCGCGACCCGGACACCGGCAGCGCGGATGCCATCATTGAGCGCGCCACGCAGGCTTTTCGCCATATTAAAGAGGCGCGCGTGTTCGCGAGCAGCCCGCCTGCCATCAGCGGCCTTGGCAGCTCCGCCGGGTTTGATATGGAGCTTCAGGATCACGCCGGGCTTGGGCATGACGCGCTGATGCAGGCGCGCGATCGCCTGCTGGACATGGCAAGCCAGGAGCCTGCGCTGACCCGCGTGCGCCACAACGGCCTGGATGACAGCCCGCAATTGCAGATAGACATCGACCAGCGCAAAGCCCAGGCGCTCGGCGTTTCCATTGACGATATTAACGACACGCTGCAAACCGCGTGGGGCTCAAGCTATGTGAACGACTTTATGGATCGCGGGCGCGTGAAAAAGGTCTATGTGCAGTCGGCCGCGAAATACCGGATGCTGCCGGAAGATATTACGCGCTGGTATGTGCGCAACCAGGCGGGTGCAATGGTGCCGTTCTCGGCCTTTGCGACGTCGCGCTGGGAAACCGGCTCGCCGCGCCTTGAGCGCTACAACGGCTATTCAGCGCTGGAGATTGTCGGCGAGGCGGCGCCGGGCGTCAGTACCGGCACCGCGATGGACGTGATGGAGAAACTGGTGAGCCAGCTGCCGACCGGCTTTGGGCTGGAGTGGACAGCGATGTCGTACCAGGAGCGGCTTTCCGGCTCGCAGGCTCCTGCCCTTTACGCGCTCTCGTTGCTGGTCGTGTTCCTGTGCCTGGCGGCGCTGTATGAGAGCTGGACGGTGCCGTTCTCGGTGATGCTGGTGGTGCCGCTCGGCGTGATTGGCGTACTGCTCGCCACCTGGCTGCGCGGGCTTGAGAACGACGTCTATTTCCAGGTGGGGCTGCTGACGGTCATCGGACTTTCCGCCAAGAACGCGATACTGATTGTGGAATTCGCCAACGAGATGAACAGCAAAGGCCACGAGCTTATCGCCGCGACGCTCGATGCCTGCCGCCAGCGCCTGCGGCCGATTTTAATGACGTCGCTGGCGTTTATCTTCGGCGTGCTGCCGATGGCGACCAGCAGCGGCGCAGGCTCCGCCAGCCAGCACGCGGTCGGCACCGGCGTGATGGGCGGGATGATCTCCGCAACGCTGCTGGCAGTTTTCTTCGTGCCGCTGTTTTTTGTACTGATCCGCAGACGTTTTCCGCTTAAGCCTGCGCCGGAAGAATAA
- the narP gene encoding nitrate/nitrite response regulator protein NarP yields the protein MSQIIPWHVLIVDDHPLMRRGLRQLLETDARFRVTGEAGSGEEAIAQARALSPDVILLDLNMRGLSGLDTLTMLRRDGVNARIIVLTVSDAQSDIFAMTDAGADGYLLKDSEPEALLEAIRAGAAGAGAFSEQVQAYLLARKPDEQRDAPFALLTGRELDVLQEVARGLSNKQIASALQISEETVKVHIRNLLRKLNVRSRVAATVLFLGSRNA from the coding sequence ATGTCGCAAATTATCCCCTGGCACGTTCTTATCGTTGACGATCACCCGCTGATGCGTCGCGGCCTGCGACAGTTGCTTGAAACCGATGCGCGGTTTCGGGTGACGGGCGAAGCAGGCAGCGGCGAAGAAGCGATAGCGCAGGCGCGGGCGCTTTCCCCGGACGTCATTTTGCTGGATCTGAATATGCGGGGTTTAAGCGGGCTGGATACGCTGACGATGCTGCGCCGCGACGGCGTGAACGCACGGATTATCGTACTGACGGTCTCTGATGCGCAAAGCGATATTTTTGCCATGACCGATGCGGGCGCTGACGGCTATCTGCTGAAAGACAGCGAACCGGAAGCGCTGCTGGAGGCCATCCGGGCCGGTGCGGCGGGTGCTGGCGCGTTCAGCGAGCAGGTGCAGGCGTATCTGCTCGCGCGCAAGCCTGATGAGCAACGCGACGCGCCGTTTGCGCTGCTGACCGGGCGCGAGCTTGACGTGTTGCAGGAAGTGGCGCGCGGGCTCTCCAATAAGCAGATTGCGTCGGCGTTACAGATCTCGGAAGAGACGGTAAAAGTGCATATTCGCAATTTACTGCGCAAACTTAACGTGCGTTCGCGCGTCGCGGCGACCGTCCTGTTTCTGGGCTCCCGGAACGCGTAA
- the nudK gene encoding GDP-mannose pyrophosphatase NudK encodes MSLNVELIKDKILSENYFVLRNITYDLTRKDGEVVRHKREVYDRGNGAAVLLYNREKKSVVLIRQFRVATWVNGNPDGMLIEACAGLLDDDEPEVCIRKEAIEETGYRVNAAEKVFELYTSPGGVTELIHLFIAEYDDASRANEGGGVEDEEIEVLEMPFSEALEKVRQGVIRDAKTVLLLQHLQLRGIMD; translated from the coding sequence ATGTCGTTAAATGTCGAACTGATAAAAGATAAAATTCTGTCGGAAAACTACTTTGTTCTGCGCAATATCACCTACGATCTGACGCGAAAAGATGGCGAAGTGGTCCGCCACAAGCGCGAAGTCTACGATCGCGGCAACGGCGCTGCCGTACTGTTGTATAACCGCGAGAAAAAAAGCGTCGTGTTGATCCGTCAGTTTCGCGTCGCCACTTGGGTTAACGGTAACCCGGACGGGATGCTGATTGAGGCGTGTGCGGGGCTTCTTGACGATGACGAGCCGGAAGTCTGTATTCGCAAAGAGGCCATTGAGGAAACCGGCTACCGCGTGAACGCGGCGGAGAAAGTCTTTGAGCTTTATACCTCCCCCGGCGGCGTTACCGAACTCATTCATCTGTTCATCGCGGAATATGACGATGCCTCACGCGCGAACGAAGGCGGCGGCGTGGAAGATGAAGAGATAGAAGTGCTGGAAATGCCCTTCAGTGAAGCGTTGGAAAAAGTCAGACAAGGCGTGATTCGCGATGCGAAAACGGTGCTGCTGCTTCAGCATCTTCAGCTACGCGGAATAATGGACTGA
- a CDS encoding DUF1176 domain-containing protein has product MLFRLLSLFSCSLLLASPLWAAPAQKIFSDWQVTCNNQNFCTARNIGGHQDLVMTLSRSAGAKPDASLRIEAGKPEAAVNKAPPLAPRLLLDGKTLVPAGSKWRDMPRRLMTDDPTTIIDFLDQIKESSVITLKDGPGRLSLDGLKAALLFIDAQQKRVGSETAWIKKGNNPPLSVPPAPALKGVKITNPTPTPLSHDELNELLDYGTWRMTNSQCSLDPMRREVRISALTDDTALMIISCEAGAYNTVDLAWLVSRQKPFASRMVRLRLPFLPADKEQELELMNASFDEKTKELTTLSKGRGLGDCGVATRWRFDGQRFRLVRYAEEPSCDNWHGPDAWPTLWVTQ; this is encoded by the coding sequence ATGCTTTTTCGTCTGCTGTCACTGTTTAGCTGTTCTTTGCTGCTCGCCTCGCCGCTTTGGGCTGCGCCCGCGCAGAAGATTTTTAGTGACTGGCAGGTGACCTGCAATAACCAGAATTTCTGCACGGCCCGTAACATCGGCGGCCATCAGGATCTGGTGATGACGCTGTCGCGCAGCGCCGGTGCGAAACCCGACGCGTCGCTGCGCATCGAGGCGGGCAAACCGGAGGCCGCCGTGAATAAAGCACCGCCGCTTGCCCCGCGTCTCCTGCTGGATGGCAAAACGCTGGTGCCGGCGGGCAGCAAATGGCGTGATATGCCGCGCCGCCTGATGACGGACGACCCGACTACCATTATCGATTTTCTCGATCAGATTAAAGAATCGTCGGTCATTACGCTGAAAGACGGGCCGGGGCGTTTGTCGCTCGACGGGCTGAAAGCCGCGTTGCTGTTTATCGACGCCCAGCAAAAGCGCGTCGGCAGCGAAACCGCGTGGATCAAAAAGGGCAACAACCCGCCGCTCAGCGTGCCGCCTGCGCCTGCGTTAAAGGGCGTCAAAATCACCAACCCGACGCCGACGCCGCTCTCTCACGACGAGCTGAACGAACTGCTCGATTACGGCACCTGGCGGATGACCAACAGCCAGTGCTCGCTTGATCCGATGCGCCGCGAAGTGCGTATTTCCGCGCTTACTGACGACACGGCGCTGATGATAATCAGCTGTGAAGCGGGTGCTTACAACACGGTGGATCTCGCCTGGCTGGTGTCGCGCCAGAAGCCGTTTGCCTCGCGCATGGTGCGCCTGCGCCTGCCGTTCCTGCCTGCCGATAAAGAGCAAGAGCTGGAGCTGATGAACGCGAGCTTCGATGAAAAAACCAAAGAACTGACCACGCTCTCCAAAGGCCGCGGCCTCGGCGACTGCGGCGTCGCGACGCGCTGGCGCTTCGACGGCCAGCGGTTTCGCCTGGTGCGTTACGCCGAAGAGCCAAGCTGCGACAACTGGCACGGTCCGGACGCCTGGCCGACGCTCTGGGTGACTCAATAA
- a CDS encoding YbjP/YqhG family protein codes for MRAVIMLCAFLLSACAVKPEQSAPTRVHSFYSTYLMSLTSSDHQYSLSDLREYVSADTIKRLEDIESISEQDLIGSDYFAYAQDYDPSWISALTVGAARPFMGGEVMPVWIGREGGKKVELEVFVRRESDIWKIYRVRDVTDNYEHPIFNAGAIARAKSAAESGL; via the coding sequence ATGCGAGCAGTAATAATGTTATGCGCTTTCTTGCTCTCCGCTTGCGCAGTTAAGCCGGAACAGAGCGCGCCGACGCGAGTACATTCTTTTTATTCTACTTATCTGATGTCTCTTACAAGTAGCGACCATCAATACTCGCTGTCTGATTTGCGCGAATATGTTTCTGCCGACACGATCAAGAGACTGGAGGATATCGAGTCGATATCAGAACAAGACCTGATTGGCTCGGATTACTTCGCTTATGCACAGGACTATGATCCATCATGGATATCGGCGCTAACTGTCGGTGCCGCCAGACCGTTCATGGGGGGCGAGGTAATGCCAGTATGGATTGGCAGGGAGGGCGGGAAAAAAGTAGAGCTGGAAGTGTTTGTTCGTCGGGAGTCAGACATCTGGAAGATATACCGAGTCCGTGATGTCACCGATAACTATGAGCATCCAATATTTAACGCCGGCGCCATCGCTCGCGCGAAGTCTGCTGCTGAAAGCGGCCTGTAG
- the tkt gene encoding transketolase has translation MSRQLLANAIRALSMDAVQKAKSGHPGAPMGMADIAEVLWNDFLKHNPTNPTWYDRDRFILSNGHASMLLYSLLHLSGYDLPMEELKNFRQLHSKTPGHPEIGYTPGVETTTGPLGQGLANAVGLAIAEKTLAAQFNRPGHEIVDHNTYVFMGDGCLMEGISHEVCSLAGTLGLGKLIGFYDHNGISIDGETEGWFTDDTAKRFEAYHWHVVHEIDGHDPEAIKRAIEEAKQVTDKPSLIICRTVIGFGSPNKAGKEESHGAALGEEEVALTRKQLGWNYPPFEIPDEVYKGWDAKEKGRQVEASWNEKFAAYQEAYPELAAEFNRRMGGEMPENWQQVTQEYIEKLQAEPAKIASRKASQNALNVYGPVLPELLGGSADLAPSNLTIWSGSTSLKEDPAGNYIHYGVREFGMTAIANGIAHHGGFVPYTATFLMFVEYARNAARMAALMKARQIMVYTHDSIGLGEDGPTHQAVEQLASLRLTPNFSTWRPCDQVETAVAWKAAIERHNGPTALILSRQNLAQIERSPQQLKDVARGGYILKDAGGKPDLILIATGSEVEIAVQAAEKLRGDGVAVRVVSLPSTDVFDAQDEAYRESVLPSDVSARVAVEAGIADYWYKYVGLKGAIVGMTGYGESAPAEKLFPYFGFTVENVVEKARKVLGK, from the coding sequence ATGTCTCGTCAGCTTTTAGCCAACGCCATCCGTGCGCTGAGCATGGATGCGGTTCAGAAAGCCAAATCCGGTCACCCCGGCGCGCCGATGGGGATGGCAGATATCGCCGAAGTGCTGTGGAACGATTTCCTCAAACACAACCCGACAAACCCGACGTGGTATGACCGCGACCGCTTTATTCTTTCCAACGGCCACGCCTCGATGCTGCTCTACAGCCTGCTGCATCTGTCGGGCTACGACCTGCCGATGGAAGAGCTAAAAAACTTCCGCCAGCTGCACTCCAAAACGCCGGGCCACCCGGAAATCGGCTATACGCCGGGCGTGGAAACCACCACCGGGCCGCTCGGTCAGGGGCTCGCGAATGCCGTGGGTCTGGCGATTGCCGAGAAAACGCTCGCGGCGCAGTTCAACCGCCCGGGCCATGAAATCGTCGATCACAATACCTATGTGTTTATGGGCGACGGCTGCCTGATGGAAGGTATCTCCCATGAGGTCTGCTCGCTCGCGGGCACGCTGGGTCTTGGCAAGCTGATTGGCTTCTACGATCACAACGGCATCTCGATTGATGGCGAAACCGAGGGCTGGTTTACCGACGACACCGCCAAACGTTTTGAAGCCTACCACTGGCACGTAGTGCATGAGATTGACGGCCACGATCCAGAGGCTATCAAGCGCGCCATTGAAGAGGCGAAACAGGTTACCGATAAACCGTCGCTGATTATCTGTCGCACCGTGATTGGCTTCGGCTCGCCGAACAAAGCGGGCAAAGAGGAGTCCCACGGCGCGGCGCTTGGCGAAGAAGAAGTGGCGCTGACCCGTAAACAGCTCGGCTGGAACTACCCGCCGTTTGAAATTCCGGATGAAGTCTACAAAGGCTGGGATGCGAAGGAAAAAGGCCGCCAGGTTGAAGCGAGCTGGAACGAGAAATTCGCCGCGTATCAGGAAGCCTACCCGGAGCTGGCGGCCGAGTTTAACCGCCGTATGGGCGGTGAAATGCCGGAAAACTGGCAGCAGGTAACGCAGGAGTACATTGAAAAACTCCAGGCGGAACCGGCGAAAATCGCCTCCCGTAAGGCGTCCCAGAACGCGCTGAACGTTTATGGCCCGGTACTGCCGGAGTTGCTGGGCGGCTCGGCAGACCTCGCACCGAGCAACCTGACTATCTGGTCGGGCTCGACATCGCTGAAAGAAGATCCGGCGGGCAACTACATTCACTACGGCGTGCGCGAATTCGGCATGACGGCCATCGCCAACGGCATCGCCCACCACGGCGGCTTTGTGCCCTACACCGCCACCTTCCTGATGTTCGTCGAATACGCCCGCAACGCGGCGCGCATGGCGGCGCTGATGAAGGCGCGGCAGATTATGGTCTACACCCATGACTCTATCGGTCTTGGGGAAGACGGCCCGACGCACCAGGCGGTGGAGCAGCTCGCGAGCCTGCGCCTGACGCCGAATTTCAGCACCTGGCGTCCGTGTGACCAGGTGGAAACCGCGGTGGCGTGGAAAGCCGCTATCGAGCGCCATAACGGCCCGACGGCGCTGATCCTCTCTCGTCAGAATCTGGCGCAGATCGAGCGCTCGCCGCAGCAGCTGAAAGATGTGGCGCGCGGCGGGTATATCCTGAAAGACGCGGGCGGCAAACCGGATCTGATCCTGATTGCCACCGGGTCGGAAGTGGAAATCGCCGTTCAGGCGGCAGAAAAACTGCGCGGCGACGGCGTGGCGGTGCGTGTGGTGTCGCTGCCGTCGACTGATGTCTTTGACGCGCAGGATGAAGCCTATCGTGAATCGGTGCTGCCGTCCGACGTCAGCGCGCGCGTGGCGGTGGAAGCGGGCATCGCCGACTACTGGTACAAATACGTCGGCCTGAAAGGCGCTATCGTCGGCATGACCGGCTATGGCGAATCCGCGCCCGCGGAGAAACTCTTCCCGTACTTCGGCTTTACCGTCGAAAACGTGGTAGAAAAAGCCCGCAAAGTGCTCGGCAAATAA
- the tal gene encoding transaldolase produces MNQLDGIKQFTTVVADSGDIESIRNYQPQDATTNPSLLLKAASLEHYQHLFTDALEYGKKRGSTQKEQVAEASDKLAVNVGAEILKSIPGRVSTEVDARLSFDKEKSIAKARRLVELYQEQGIDKSRILIKLASTWEGIRAAEELEKEGIHCNLTLLFSFAQARACAEAGVYLISPFVGRIYDWYNTRKPMDPYVVDEDPGVKSVRNIYDYYKQHNYQTIVMGASFRRTEQILALAGCDRLTISPNLLKELQESDAPVARKLIPASQGFNRPQPMTEAEFRWEHNQDAMAVEKLAEGIRQFAVDQRSLEDLLAAKL; encoded by the coding sequence ATGAACCAACTCGATGGCATTAAACAATTCACAACGGTAGTCGCCGACAGCGGCGATATTGAATCCATTCGTAACTATCAGCCTCAGGACGCGACCACCAACCCTTCCCTGCTGCTGAAGGCCGCAAGCCTTGAGCATTACCAGCATCTGTTCACCGATGCGCTGGAATACGGCAAAAAACGCGGCAGCACGCAAAAAGAGCAGGTCGCGGAAGCGAGTGACAAACTGGCCGTCAATGTGGGTGCGGAAATTCTGAAAAGTATTCCAGGACGCGTCTCAACCGAAGTGGACGCGCGTCTGTCGTTCGACAAAGAAAAAAGCATCGCCAAAGCGCGTCGCCTGGTGGAGCTGTACCAGGAACAGGGCATCGATAAATCGCGCATTCTGATTAAGCTCGCTTCCACCTGGGAAGGCATTCGCGCCGCAGAAGAACTGGAAAAAGAAGGCATTCACTGCAACCTGACACTGCTGTTCTCCTTTGCCCAGGCGCGCGCCTGCGCCGAAGCGGGGGTGTATCTCATCTCCCCGTTCGTGGGCCGTATCTATGACTGGTACAACACCCGCAAACCGATGGACCCGTATGTGGTTGATGAAGATCCCGGCGTGAAGTCGGTGCGTAACATCTACGACTACTACAAGCAGCATAACTACCAGACCATCGTGATGGGCGCGAGCTTCCGCCGTACCGAGCAGATCCTGGCGCTGGCGGGCTGCGACCGTCTGACCATCTCCCCTAACCTGCTGAAAGAGTTGCAGGAGAGCGATGCGCCGGTGGCGCGTAAGCTTATTCCGGCCTCCCAGGGCTTTAACCGTCCGCAGCCGATGACCGAAGCGGAATTCCGCTGGGAGCATAACCAGGACGCGATGGCGGTCGAAAAACTGGCCGAAGGCATTCGCCAGTTCGCTGTCGACCAGCGTTCACTTGAAGATCTGCTTGCCGCCAAACTTTAA